The following are encoded together in the Pygocentrus nattereri isolate fPygNat1 chromosome 15, fPygNat1.pri, whole genome shotgun sequence genome:
- the LOC108430117 gene encoding cAMP-specific 3',5'-cyclic phosphodiesterase 4D isoform X10, with product MHKDHRLPRKSSLFNFGSGRRRHSCIGFDVENGLSAGRALDPQVSPSSGLVLQATYPHSQRRESFLYRSDSDFDLSPKAMSRNSSTASELEEGLKQWEVSCLPRHGEDMIVTPFAQVLASLRTVRSNFAALTHLQDRGGCKRPSGSNPPSMCKPGLPDDAYQKLAIETLEELDWCLDQLETLQTRHSVSEMASNKFKRMLNRELTHLSETSRSGNQVSEFIASTFLEKQHDVEILSTPSKEKEKKRRPMSQISGVKKLTHSPSLAPSCIPRFGVSTEHEGLLAKEVEDINRWGLDIFKIAEHSGNRPLTVIMYTIFQERDLLKSFKIPTDTFITFMMTLEDHYHTDVAYHNNIHAADVVQSTHVLLSSPALEAVFTDLEIMAALFASAIHDVDHPGVSNQFLINTNSELALMYNDASVLENHHLAVGFKLVQEENCDIFQNLSKKQRQSLRKMVIDMVLATDMSKHMNILADLKTMVETKKVTSLGVLLLDNYSDRIQVLQNMVHCADLSNPTKPLEIYRQWTDRIMVEYFTQGDRERDKGMEISPMCDKHTASVEKSQVGFIDYIVHPLWETWADLVHPDAQDILDTLEDNREWYQSMIPRSPSPAPEEQDSQGSGSGSLGAGGAGGEKFQFELTLEEEGESDTESPPAEISRNPVDSLHRAPSPNPSHTLSLAAMSVRSPRHRTLSPDTADRDCSRELD from the exons ATGCATAAAGATCATCGTTTACCCCGGAAAAGTTCATTATTCAACTTTGGTTCAGGTCGGAGAAGACACTCCTGCATTGG TTTCGATGTGGAGAATGGACTGTCAGCTGGACGTGCGCTGGACCCTCAGGTCAGCCCCAGCTCTGGCCTGGTCCTACAGGCCACTTACCCCCACAGCCAGCGGCGGGAGTCCTTCTTATACCGCTCCGACTCAGACTTTGACCTTTCCCCCAAGGCCATGTCCAGAAATTCCTCCACTGCCAGTGAATT GGAAGAGGGCTTGAAACAGTGGGAAGTCAGTTGCCTGCCTCG ACATGGAGAAGACATGATTGTAACACCTTTTGCTCAG GTTCTGGCCAGTCTGCGAACAGTGCGGAGCAACTTTGCAGCTTTAACTCATCTGCAGGATCGGGGTGGTTGCAA ACGGCCATCAGGCAGCAATCCTCCCTCCATGTGCAAGCCAGGCTTACCAG ATGATGCGTATCAGAAGTTGGCCATTGAGACACTGGAGGAGCTAGACTGGTGCCTGGACCAGCTGGAGACCCTGCAGACCCGCCACTCGGTCAGCGAGATGGCTTCTAACAAG TTCAAAAGGATGCTGAACCGAGAGCTGACGCATTTGTCAGAGACGAGCCGCTCAGGAAACCAAGTGTCAGAGTTCATAGCAAGCACATTTTTAG AAAAGCAGCATGATGTGGAGATACTGTCAACGCCGtcgaaggagaaggagaagaagcgGCGGCCCATGTCACAGATCAGCGGTGTGAAGAAGCTGACCCACAGCCCCAGTCTGGCCCCCAGCTGTATCCCTCGCTTCGGGGTCAGCACTGAGCACGAGGGCCTCCTGGCCAAG GAAGTCGAGGACATCAATCGATGGGGGTTAGATATCTTTAAAATAGCAGAGCATTCAGGAAATCGGCCACTGACGGTGATTATGTACACCATTTTTCAG GAACGAGACCTGCTGAAGTCATTTAAGATCCCAACAGACACATTCATTACCTTCATGATGACTCTAGAGGACCACTACCACACTGACGTTGCCTACCACAACAACATCCATGCTGCTGATGTAGTGCAGTCCACTCATGTGCTACTCTCCTCGCCTGCTCTAGAG gCCGTCTTCACTGACCTCGAAATTATGGCTGCTCTGTTTGCTAGTGCCATACATGATGTTGATCACCCTGGAGTGTCCAACCAGTTCCTCATAAACACAA ATTCTGAGCTGGCTCTGATGTACAACGACGCATCTGTGTTGGAGAACCACCATCTAGCTGTGGGCTTCAAACTAGTGCAGGAGGAAAACTGTGACATCTTCCAGAATCTTAGTAAGAAGCAGCGGCAGTCACTGCGCAAGATGGTCATTGACATG GTGTTAGCAACAGATATGTCCAAACACATGAACATTCTGGCAGACCTGAAGACCATGGTCGAGACCAAGAAAGTGACGAGTCTTGGGGTGTTGTTGCTGGACAACTACTCAGATAGAATACAG GTTCTTCAGAACATGGTTCACTGTGCTGACCTCAGCAACCCCACCAAGCCTCTGGAGATCTACCGGCAGTGGACTGACCGCATCATGGTGGAGTATTTCACACAGGGTGACCGAGAGCGAGACAAAGGGATGGAGATCAGCCCCATGTGTGACAAACACACTGCCTCAGTGGAGAAGTCTCAG GTGGGCTTCATCGACTACATTGTGCATCCTTTGTGGGAGACATGGGCTGACCTAGTCCACCCTGATGCTCAGGACATTCTGGACACGCTAGAGGACAACAGGGAGTGGTACCAGAGCATGATCCCCCGTAGCCCCTCGCCTGCACCCGAGGAGCAGGACTCGCAGGGCAGCGGCAGCGGCTCTCTGGGGGCTGGAGGAGCCGGAGGAGAAAAGTTCCAATTTGAGCTGACTCTGGAGGAGGAGGGCGAGTCGGACACTGAAAGCCCGCCAGCAGAAATCTCCAGAAACCCAGTGGACAGCCTTCATC
- the LOC108430117 gene encoding cAMP-specific 3',5'-cyclic phosphodiesterase 4D isoform X9 — translation MSLPTNCVFHPFADRAFKVRNGSICGSPCAVNRPIDIVQKRRRFDVENGLSAGRALDPQVSPSSGLVLQATYPHSQRRESFLYRSDSDFDLSPKAMSRNSSTASELHGEDMIVTPFAQVLASLRTVRSNFAALTHLQDRGGCKRPSGSNPPSMCKPGLPDDAYQKLAIETLEELDWCLDQLETLQTRHSVSEMASNKFKRMLNRELTHLSETSRSGNQVSEFIASTFLEKQHDVEILSTPSKEKEKKRRPMSQISGVKKLTHSPSLAPSCIPRFGVSTEHEGLLAKEVEDINRWGLDIFKIAEHSGNRPLTVIMYTIFQERDLLKSFKIPTDTFITFMMTLEDHYHTDVAYHNNIHAADVVQSTHVLLSSPALEAVFTDLEIMAALFASAIHDVDHPGVSNQFLINTNSELALMYNDASVLENHHLAVGFKLVQEENCDIFQNLSKKQRQSLRKMVIDMVLATDMSKHMNILADLKTMVETKKVTSLGVLLLDNYSDRIQVLQNMVHCADLSNPTKPLEIYRQWTDRIMVEYFTQGDRERDKGMEISPMCDKHTASVEKSQVGFIDYIVHPLWETWADLVHPDAQDILDTLEDNREWYQSMIPRSPSPAPEEQDSQGSGSGSLGAGGAGGEKFQFELTLEEEGESDTESPPAEISRNPVDSLHRAPSPNPSHTLSLAAMSVRSPRHRTLSPDTADRDCSRELD, via the exons ATGAGTTTGCCAACTAACTGTGTCTTTCACCCTTTTGCTGACCGGGCTTTCAAAGTGCGGAACGGCAGCATCTGTGGGTCCCCCTGTGCCGTCAACCGTCCGATTGACATCGTGCAAAAACGCAGGCG TTTCGATGTGGAGAATGGACTGTCAGCTGGACGTGCGCTGGACCCTCAGGTCAGCCCCAGCTCTGGCCTGGTCCTACAGGCCACTTACCCCCACAGCCAGCGGCGGGAGTCCTTCTTATACCGCTCCGACTCAGACTTTGACCTTTCCCCCAAGGCCATGTCCAGAAATTCCTCCACTGCCAGTGAATT ACATGGAGAAGACATGATTGTAACACCTTTTGCTCAG GTTCTGGCCAGTCTGCGAACAGTGCGGAGCAACTTTGCAGCTTTAACTCATCTGCAGGATCGGGGTGGTTGCAA ACGGCCATCAGGCAGCAATCCTCCCTCCATGTGCAAGCCAGGCTTACCAG ATGATGCGTATCAGAAGTTGGCCATTGAGACACTGGAGGAGCTAGACTGGTGCCTGGACCAGCTGGAGACCCTGCAGACCCGCCACTCGGTCAGCGAGATGGCTTCTAACAAG TTCAAAAGGATGCTGAACCGAGAGCTGACGCATTTGTCAGAGACGAGCCGCTCAGGAAACCAAGTGTCAGAGTTCATAGCAAGCACATTTTTAG AAAAGCAGCATGATGTGGAGATACTGTCAACGCCGtcgaaggagaaggagaagaagcgGCGGCCCATGTCACAGATCAGCGGTGTGAAGAAGCTGACCCACAGCCCCAGTCTGGCCCCCAGCTGTATCCCTCGCTTCGGGGTCAGCACTGAGCACGAGGGCCTCCTGGCCAAG GAAGTCGAGGACATCAATCGATGGGGGTTAGATATCTTTAAAATAGCAGAGCATTCAGGAAATCGGCCACTGACGGTGATTATGTACACCATTTTTCAG GAACGAGACCTGCTGAAGTCATTTAAGATCCCAACAGACACATTCATTACCTTCATGATGACTCTAGAGGACCACTACCACACTGACGTTGCCTACCACAACAACATCCATGCTGCTGATGTAGTGCAGTCCACTCATGTGCTACTCTCCTCGCCTGCTCTAGAG gCCGTCTTCACTGACCTCGAAATTATGGCTGCTCTGTTTGCTAGTGCCATACATGATGTTGATCACCCTGGAGTGTCCAACCAGTTCCTCATAAACACAA ATTCTGAGCTGGCTCTGATGTACAACGACGCATCTGTGTTGGAGAACCACCATCTAGCTGTGGGCTTCAAACTAGTGCAGGAGGAAAACTGTGACATCTTCCAGAATCTTAGTAAGAAGCAGCGGCAGTCACTGCGCAAGATGGTCATTGACATG GTGTTAGCAACAGATATGTCCAAACACATGAACATTCTGGCAGACCTGAAGACCATGGTCGAGACCAAGAAAGTGACGAGTCTTGGGGTGTTGTTGCTGGACAACTACTCAGATAGAATACAG GTTCTTCAGAACATGGTTCACTGTGCTGACCTCAGCAACCCCACCAAGCCTCTGGAGATCTACCGGCAGTGGACTGACCGCATCATGGTGGAGTATTTCACACAGGGTGACCGAGAGCGAGACAAAGGGATGGAGATCAGCCCCATGTGTGACAAACACACTGCCTCAGTGGAGAAGTCTCAG GTGGGCTTCATCGACTACATTGTGCATCCTTTGTGGGAGACATGGGCTGACCTAGTCCACCCTGATGCTCAGGACATTCTGGACACGCTAGAGGACAACAGGGAGTGGTACCAGAGCATGATCCCCCGTAGCCCCTCGCCTGCACCCGAGGAGCAGGACTCGCAGGGCAGCGGCAGCGGCTCTCTGGGGGCTGGAGGAGCCGGAGGAGAAAAGTTCCAATTTGAGCTGACTCTGGAGGAGGAGGGCGAGTCGGACACTGAAAGCCCGCCAGCAGAAATCTCCAGAAACCCAGTGGACAGCCTTCATC
- the LOC108430117 gene encoding cAMP-specific 3',5'-cyclic phosphodiesterase 4D isoform X7, with product MSLPTNCVFHPFADRAFKVRNGSICGSPCAVNRPIDIVQKRRRFDVENGLSAGRALDPQVSPSSGLVLQATYPHSQRRESFLYRSDSDFDLSPKAMSRNSSTASELEEGLKQWEVSCLPRHGEDMIVTPFAQVLASLRTVRSNFAALTHLQDRGGCKRPSGSNPPSMCKPGLPDDAYQKLAIETLEELDWCLDQLETLQTRHSVSEMASNKFKRMLNRELTHLSETSRSGNQVSEFIASTFLEKQHDVEILSTPSKEKEKKRRPMSQISGVKKLTHSPSLAPSCIPRFGVSTEHEGLLAKEVEDINRWGLDIFKIAEHSGNRPLTVIMYTIFQERDLLKSFKIPTDTFITFMMTLEDHYHTDVAYHNNIHAADVVQSTHVLLSSPALEAVFTDLEIMAALFASAIHDVDHPGVSNQFLINTNSELALMYNDASVLENHHLAVGFKLVQEENCDIFQNLSKKQRQSLRKMVIDMVLATDMSKHMNILADLKTMVETKKVTSLGVLLLDNYSDRIQVLQNMVHCADLSNPTKPLEIYRQWTDRIMVEYFTQGDRERDKGMEISPMCDKHTASVEKSQVGFIDYIVHPLWETWADLVHPDAQDILDTLEDNREWYQSMIPRSPSPAPEEQDSQGSGSGSLGAGGAGGEKFQFELTLEEEGESDTESPPAEISRNPVDSLHRAPSPNPSHTLSLAAMSVRSPRHRTLSPDTADRDCSRELD from the exons ATGAGTTTGCCAACTAACTGTGTCTTTCACCCTTTTGCTGACCGGGCTTTCAAAGTGCGGAACGGCAGCATCTGTGGGTCCCCCTGTGCCGTCAACCGTCCGATTGACATCGTGCAAAAACGCAGGCG TTTCGATGTGGAGAATGGACTGTCAGCTGGACGTGCGCTGGACCCTCAGGTCAGCCCCAGCTCTGGCCTGGTCCTACAGGCCACTTACCCCCACAGCCAGCGGCGGGAGTCCTTCTTATACCGCTCCGACTCAGACTTTGACCTTTCCCCCAAGGCCATGTCCAGAAATTCCTCCACTGCCAGTGAATT GGAAGAGGGCTTGAAACAGTGGGAAGTCAGTTGCCTGCCTCG ACATGGAGAAGACATGATTGTAACACCTTTTGCTCAG GTTCTGGCCAGTCTGCGAACAGTGCGGAGCAACTTTGCAGCTTTAACTCATCTGCAGGATCGGGGTGGTTGCAA ACGGCCATCAGGCAGCAATCCTCCCTCCATGTGCAAGCCAGGCTTACCAG ATGATGCGTATCAGAAGTTGGCCATTGAGACACTGGAGGAGCTAGACTGGTGCCTGGACCAGCTGGAGACCCTGCAGACCCGCCACTCGGTCAGCGAGATGGCTTCTAACAAG TTCAAAAGGATGCTGAACCGAGAGCTGACGCATTTGTCAGAGACGAGCCGCTCAGGAAACCAAGTGTCAGAGTTCATAGCAAGCACATTTTTAG AAAAGCAGCATGATGTGGAGATACTGTCAACGCCGtcgaaggagaaggagaagaagcgGCGGCCCATGTCACAGATCAGCGGTGTGAAGAAGCTGACCCACAGCCCCAGTCTGGCCCCCAGCTGTATCCCTCGCTTCGGGGTCAGCACTGAGCACGAGGGCCTCCTGGCCAAG GAAGTCGAGGACATCAATCGATGGGGGTTAGATATCTTTAAAATAGCAGAGCATTCAGGAAATCGGCCACTGACGGTGATTATGTACACCATTTTTCAG GAACGAGACCTGCTGAAGTCATTTAAGATCCCAACAGACACATTCATTACCTTCATGATGACTCTAGAGGACCACTACCACACTGACGTTGCCTACCACAACAACATCCATGCTGCTGATGTAGTGCAGTCCACTCATGTGCTACTCTCCTCGCCTGCTCTAGAG gCCGTCTTCACTGACCTCGAAATTATGGCTGCTCTGTTTGCTAGTGCCATACATGATGTTGATCACCCTGGAGTGTCCAACCAGTTCCTCATAAACACAA ATTCTGAGCTGGCTCTGATGTACAACGACGCATCTGTGTTGGAGAACCACCATCTAGCTGTGGGCTTCAAACTAGTGCAGGAGGAAAACTGTGACATCTTCCAGAATCTTAGTAAGAAGCAGCGGCAGTCACTGCGCAAGATGGTCATTGACATG GTGTTAGCAACAGATATGTCCAAACACATGAACATTCTGGCAGACCTGAAGACCATGGTCGAGACCAAGAAAGTGACGAGTCTTGGGGTGTTGTTGCTGGACAACTACTCAGATAGAATACAG GTTCTTCAGAACATGGTTCACTGTGCTGACCTCAGCAACCCCACCAAGCCTCTGGAGATCTACCGGCAGTGGACTGACCGCATCATGGTGGAGTATTTCACACAGGGTGACCGAGAGCGAGACAAAGGGATGGAGATCAGCCCCATGTGTGACAAACACACTGCCTCAGTGGAGAAGTCTCAG GTGGGCTTCATCGACTACATTGTGCATCCTTTGTGGGAGACATGGGCTGACCTAGTCCACCCTGATGCTCAGGACATTCTGGACACGCTAGAGGACAACAGGGAGTGGTACCAGAGCATGATCCCCCGTAGCCCCTCGCCTGCACCCGAGGAGCAGGACTCGCAGGGCAGCGGCAGCGGCTCTCTGGGGGCTGGAGGAGCCGGAGGAGAAAAGTTCCAATTTGAGCTGACTCTGGAGGAGGAGGGCGAGTCGGACACTGAAAGCCCGCCAGCAGAAATCTCCAGAAACCCAGTGGACAGCCTTCATC
- the LOC108430117 gene encoding cAMP-specific 3',5'-cyclic phosphodiesterase 4D isoform X8: MKGKVRNGSICGSPCAVNRPIDIVQKRRRFDVENGLSAGRALDPQVSPSSGLVLQATYPHSQRRESFLYRSDSDFDLSPKAMSRNSSTASELEEGLKQWEVSCLPRHGEDMIVTPFAQVLASLRTVRSNFAALTHLQDRGGCKRPSGSNPPSMCKPGLPDDAYQKLAIETLEELDWCLDQLETLQTRHSVSEMASNKFKRMLNRELTHLSETSRSGNQVSEFIASTFLEKQHDVEILSTPSKEKEKKRRPMSQISGVKKLTHSPSLAPSCIPRFGVSTEHEGLLAKEVEDINRWGLDIFKIAEHSGNRPLTVIMYTIFQERDLLKSFKIPTDTFITFMMTLEDHYHTDVAYHNNIHAADVVQSTHVLLSSPALEAVFTDLEIMAALFASAIHDVDHPGVSNQFLINTNSELALMYNDASVLENHHLAVGFKLVQEENCDIFQNLSKKQRQSLRKMVIDMVLATDMSKHMNILADLKTMVETKKVTSLGVLLLDNYSDRIQVLQNMVHCADLSNPTKPLEIYRQWTDRIMVEYFTQGDRERDKGMEISPMCDKHTASVEKSQVGFIDYIVHPLWETWADLVHPDAQDILDTLEDNREWYQSMIPRSPSPAPEEQDSQGSGSGSLGAGGAGGEKFQFELTLEEEGESDTESPPAEISRNPVDSLHRAPSPNPSHTLSLAAMSVRSPRHRTLSPDTADRDCSRELD; encoded by the exons ATGAAAGGAAAAG TGCGGAACGGCAGCATCTGTGGGTCCCCCTGTGCCGTCAACCGTCCGATTGACATCGTGCAAAAACGCAGGCG TTTCGATGTGGAGAATGGACTGTCAGCTGGACGTGCGCTGGACCCTCAGGTCAGCCCCAGCTCTGGCCTGGTCCTACAGGCCACTTACCCCCACAGCCAGCGGCGGGAGTCCTTCTTATACCGCTCCGACTCAGACTTTGACCTTTCCCCCAAGGCCATGTCCAGAAATTCCTCCACTGCCAGTGAATT GGAAGAGGGCTTGAAACAGTGGGAAGTCAGTTGCCTGCCTCG ACATGGAGAAGACATGATTGTAACACCTTTTGCTCAG GTTCTGGCCAGTCTGCGAACAGTGCGGAGCAACTTTGCAGCTTTAACTCATCTGCAGGATCGGGGTGGTTGCAA ACGGCCATCAGGCAGCAATCCTCCCTCCATGTGCAAGCCAGGCTTACCAG ATGATGCGTATCAGAAGTTGGCCATTGAGACACTGGAGGAGCTAGACTGGTGCCTGGACCAGCTGGAGACCCTGCAGACCCGCCACTCGGTCAGCGAGATGGCTTCTAACAAG TTCAAAAGGATGCTGAACCGAGAGCTGACGCATTTGTCAGAGACGAGCCGCTCAGGAAACCAAGTGTCAGAGTTCATAGCAAGCACATTTTTAG AAAAGCAGCATGATGTGGAGATACTGTCAACGCCGtcgaaggagaaggagaagaagcgGCGGCCCATGTCACAGATCAGCGGTGTGAAGAAGCTGACCCACAGCCCCAGTCTGGCCCCCAGCTGTATCCCTCGCTTCGGGGTCAGCACTGAGCACGAGGGCCTCCTGGCCAAG GAAGTCGAGGACATCAATCGATGGGGGTTAGATATCTTTAAAATAGCAGAGCATTCAGGAAATCGGCCACTGACGGTGATTATGTACACCATTTTTCAG GAACGAGACCTGCTGAAGTCATTTAAGATCCCAACAGACACATTCATTACCTTCATGATGACTCTAGAGGACCACTACCACACTGACGTTGCCTACCACAACAACATCCATGCTGCTGATGTAGTGCAGTCCACTCATGTGCTACTCTCCTCGCCTGCTCTAGAG gCCGTCTTCACTGACCTCGAAATTATGGCTGCTCTGTTTGCTAGTGCCATACATGATGTTGATCACCCTGGAGTGTCCAACCAGTTCCTCATAAACACAA ATTCTGAGCTGGCTCTGATGTACAACGACGCATCTGTGTTGGAGAACCACCATCTAGCTGTGGGCTTCAAACTAGTGCAGGAGGAAAACTGTGACATCTTCCAGAATCTTAGTAAGAAGCAGCGGCAGTCACTGCGCAAGATGGTCATTGACATG GTGTTAGCAACAGATATGTCCAAACACATGAACATTCTGGCAGACCTGAAGACCATGGTCGAGACCAAGAAAGTGACGAGTCTTGGGGTGTTGTTGCTGGACAACTACTCAGATAGAATACAG GTTCTTCAGAACATGGTTCACTGTGCTGACCTCAGCAACCCCACCAAGCCTCTGGAGATCTACCGGCAGTGGACTGACCGCATCATGGTGGAGTATTTCACACAGGGTGACCGAGAGCGAGACAAAGGGATGGAGATCAGCCCCATGTGTGACAAACACACTGCCTCAGTGGAGAAGTCTCAG GTGGGCTTCATCGACTACATTGTGCATCCTTTGTGGGAGACATGGGCTGACCTAGTCCACCCTGATGCTCAGGACATTCTGGACACGCTAGAGGACAACAGGGAGTGGTACCAGAGCATGATCCCCCGTAGCCCCTCGCCTGCACCCGAGGAGCAGGACTCGCAGGGCAGCGGCAGCGGCTCTCTGGGGGCTGGAGGAGCCGGAGGAGAAAAGTTCCAATTTGAGCTGACTCTGGAGGAGGAGGGCGAGTCGGACACTGAAAGCCCGCCAGCAGAAATCTCCAGAAACCCAGTGGACAGCCTTCATC